A DNA window from Paenibacillus andongensis contains the following coding sequences:
- a CDS encoding PadR family transcriptional regulator: MSENKITSDLLRGHTDTMILRLLSEADRYGYEIVKLIAERSGGEYELKEATMYSSVRRLETDGDIEWYWGDESQGGRRKYFRITEKGKDTYARNKSNWEYAQRVLENLL, translated from the coding sequence ATGAGCGAGAACAAAATCACATCCGACCTGCTACGCGGACATACGGATACAATGATTTTACGGCTCCTATCCGAAGCTGACCGCTACGGATACGAAATTGTCAAGCTGATTGCCGAGCGCTCGGGCGGCGAATATGAATTAAAGGAAGCCACAATGTACTCCAGTGTCAGACGTCTTGAGACAGATGGCGATATCGAGTGGTATTGGGGCGATGAATCTCAGGGCGGACGGCGCAAGTATTTTAGGATTACTGAAAAGGGCAAGGATACATACGCCCGAAACAAAAGCAATTGGGAGTATGCACAGCGCGTGTTAGAAAACTTATTATAA
- a CDS encoding DUF2306 domain-containing protein: protein MKKWKTLYGLLAFVSILFILYALVVNYMIDPGAEAFLSYKTGLKRELNLPVWLNVMHVHVAFACIAMAAGLLNFSNQIFEKSRKFHRINGYVYLVSVLLVVITSGYMAPYATGGKISSMGFNALNILWLLITIMALLQIKKKRIIQHRNWMIRSYAFCFTNMLIHLITSLFHQGFGLLYVTSYAIGVYGSIVLLLVIPNVIIRTIGQSKR, encoded by the coding sequence ATGAAGAAGTGGAAAACATTATATGGACTTTTAGCCTTTGTCAGTATTCTATTTATCCTTTACGCCTTGGTGGTCAATTATATGATCGATCCCGGAGCCGAGGCATTTTTAAGCTATAAAACCGGACTGAAGCGCGAGCTAAATCTCCCGGTCTGGTTAAACGTGATGCACGTTCATGTTGCGTTTGCTTGCATCGCTATGGCGGCGGGGCTACTCAATTTTTCCAATCAAATCTTTGAAAAAAGCCGCAAATTCCATCGCATAAATGGCTACGTTTATTTAGTGTCCGTACTTCTTGTCGTGATTACTTCCGGATACATGGCGCCTTACGCCACCGGAGGTAAAATAAGCAGTATGGGGTTCAATGCGCTTAATATTCTTTGGCTGCTTATCACCATTATGGCGCTCCTACAGATCAAAAAGAAACGCATCATCCAGCACCGGAATTGGATGATCCGAAGTTACGCCTTTTGTTTTACGAACATGCTGATTCATCTCATCACCTCCCTTTTTCATCAGGGATTCGGCCTCCTTTACGTTACCAGCTATGCAATTGGCGTTTACGGCTCCATTGTGCTGCTGCTGGTCATTCCTAACGTCATCATTAGAACGATCGGTCAATCAAAGAGGTAA
- a CDS encoding DJ-1/PfpI family protein, translating to MKKFFGLLMSLALVLSLVAPVASAKTKEDKDTSKDKSTHVQIVLFDGFDLMDALGPYEVFAAAGMYSGGAVTVELVSAEGKRSVPSGLSGPALEAQAALDPNRPGIILVPGASGKPAGDSEDAIPNILRQAMKTGLPDMLKQAFNNKEVTVATVCGGTLLPAMEGLLKGRHAVTNHLGMDALGALGAIPIEARVVEDSPRFVSGGGVTSGLDVALYLVDRELGPQIAAAVEKLFEYEKRGTVWRAEGIAPIDFNTSPKASEEKQPAASVSNAEK from the coding sequence ATGAAAAAATTTTTTGGACTACTCATGTCGCTGGCACTGGTTCTAAGTTTAGTAGCCCCTGTAGCAAGTGCGAAAACAAAAGAAGATAAGGATACATCCAAGGACAAAAGTACTCACGTTCAAATCGTATTATTCGATGGTTTCGATCTGATGGACGCATTAGGGCCATATGAAGTATTCGCTGCCGCGGGAATGTACTCAGGAGGAGCCGTTACTGTGGAATTGGTATCCGCAGAAGGTAAGCGTTCTGTCCCGAGCGGCCTGAGTGGGCCCGCCCTCGAAGCACAAGCCGCATTAGACCCAAATCGTCCTGGCATTATTTTGGTGCCTGGAGCTTCAGGCAAGCCAGCGGGCGATTCGGAAGATGCCATTCCGAATATATTAAGGCAGGCCATGAAGACAGGCTTACCGGATATGTTGAAACAAGCTTTTAACAATAAGGAAGTCACTGTAGCAACAGTATGTGGAGGTACATTGCTGCCTGCGATGGAAGGTTTGTTAAAAGGTAGACACGCGGTTACCAATCATTTAGGCATGGATGCATTAGGAGCTCTCGGAGCAATTCCAATTGAAGCAAGAGTAGTTGAAGATAGTCCTCGTTTCGTGAGCGGGGGAGGTGTTACTTCTGGACTTGACGTGGCCTTGTACTTGGTCGACCGTGAATTAGGGCCCCAAATCGCAGCTGCTGTAGAAAAGCTATTCGAGTATGAGAAAAGAGGCACTGTGTGGCGGGCGGAAGGCATTGCGCCGATCGACTTTAATACGAGTCCAAAAGCGTCTGAAGAAAAACAACCTGCTGCTTCCGTGAGTAACGCCGAAAAGTGA